Genomic window (Electrophorus electricus isolate fEleEle1 chromosome 25, fEleEle1.pri, whole genome shotgun sequence):
GAGGAGTGATTGATCACATCTTGGCTCAACTACTCTTGCCTTAACTGCTCCTCCTGTTTGTAGGTTCTTTTCCCAGTGCTGAGACCAAAGCCAAGAGGCAAGACATCAAAAGTGACCCGACTCCATTAGGTTCCGTATTCCAGCCAGCACACACTGGGTTCTCTCATTTACTGCGTCTGAACTTCTAACTGACTGGATAGTTAGTGTTAATCGCCATTGATCTAAGGTTTGTTGTCAGAGCTCCATCTGTGCTAATGAACGCGATGGGGTACTGGTGTTAATTATGTTTTATCTTTGTTGAATCCTGAGGTGAGAGAATACATCACTGAGGTTTTTGCTTTAGTAATGTAGGGACATGGTAAGTAATGCCAATAAATCTGAAACAGAGTAATTCAGGCTTTAGGAAAGATTTTGCTTGATGAGCACTTAACAGGTATGCAGAGTCTTGAGGGCAGTCTGATCTGAAGCTCATTTTCCTCTCAGAAACAGGACCACACCCCCATTTGGGTGGAGTCAGGCGCTTAAGTGCATCAAACCTGTTTCAGAATCATAGGAGAGgtacacatacagtcacacacacatgcacacaagcacgccTGCGGACCTGCTGTGCTTGATACTGGGCTGGCATCTGCTCATGGTTTTATCTGTGCTTTTCCCCCCAGCTCTGAAGAACTCACCgacctggcacacacacacacacagaaacacacacatgcatgcatgcatgcatgctgccTGTCCTGCTGGTGTCAACTTCTCTTGGCACAGGGCCattctgcttcctgtctgttACACTACAGCTCAGCAGATTACTCTCCTCTCCACCTTGTTGGGCTTGCTATCATGTTATTACTCAACTGTCCTTGCTTCCAACTCTCTACTGCCTCTTCCATTTAACGTGGTCATTTCCTTCAGTTACActgtttcgctctctctctctcaggatggGTTAAAGGCTCTCTCTCACTGGAAGGACCGGTGGAGCGTAATGGGTTTTTCAGCACTGTGGCTTCATTGAAGTCTAACCTTGAGGGCGACCGGGAAAAGAAGGTACGTGCATGCccattgcctgtgtgtgtatgtgtgtgtgtgtgcatgtatgggtgtgtgtgtgtgtacacatctgTGCCTGAGCATGTTTTGATTCTCTCTGTCCTAGACTGCAGAAGAAGATGGGTATATTGAATCCCAGTGTGTGAGGACTGCAGAGGAAGAACCCAAGATGAATACAGATCCTGAGGACGGACACTGCTGAGAAGAACTCCAGAAGGTAGACATGCACGATAACACCTGTTCTGTTGGATTTACTCAGATGGTTTACACTAACTTTCGGGCCATGGGCTTTACAGGATAATAATGATAACACAGAATGCACTGATATTTGAAAGAGTATAactcattaatttatttgtagTTCAGTCAATTCATGCAGTATAATCCAGTGATTTGGGTTCATGACCTCCAATATTTCTCTTCCAGTATTAAGTTTATTTCAACAATATTCTTATCTTTCAGAATGCAGTGATTCCAAGAGCATCAATGATACACATGGAGGGACCAGTCTAGTCATGACCAGACACGTGCTGCTTCTCATGTTTCCTTCACTTATACCAtcacaaagcacaaaatgtCCAGCATTTCATACGTCAGTCTGTGCCCAGCCTTGTACCAGCTTTGATGTCTTACAGGTTCATATCCCTTTAAACAAAGTGAACTTCCAGTGTGAAATTGTTGAGGTGGTTAAGTCTGATGCTCTCAGCATGGAGAACAAATGTCAGCTTTCTGTTTGCATGAGTGTGGTCTTAACCTGTGCAAAATTAGCATATCATATATGCGGATATTATTGTTGTGATAGCGACTGCACTGGTTCACTTTATGTAAAGTCTGTTATTGTCTACAGTTGTTCTATCTTGTGTATTTACGATATACGTATAAACTAAAAGCCGAACTCTGTCGTCACTGCAGCTTGGTTTTTAGCTTGTAAAGTCTACATAACCTGCACTCTACTTGATCTGAACAGGAGAGCAGCTAATCGAGCTCTGCTAATGCGGATGTGTCTGCAGAGACCAGAGACAAGAATCAGtgactgtttaaaatgtgtaaatggttTTGGatgtaagaaaaacaaatcatcaAACTGACATATTTAAAAGATAGATCATTGTATTGTATAAATTACCAcaatttttgtgtttaaaaaaagtttaaaataaaaggcTCATTTGTTTCGTGTGTTACAGTTGTCCCTACTTTGGTATCATGTTCCCATGGTGATGCCCTGCCATCTCTCTGTGCTTTCAGTTTTGGTTTAactttctgtctctgcttcctTGTTGTGATTTGTTTATCTCCGCCCCTTTTTGGTCTGAGGTGTTTCTTATTTCCCCTTGTTatcatgtgtatttaaaccctgtgtttttcctgttttattacTTGTCACTgatccatgcctttgtgttttaagCCCTGTTTGTTATCCTGTTATCCTGTTGCAGCCTGCATTTGCTCATCCACCATTACATCATGAAAGACATAACTATTCACGTAACTGTGTGATGGTATACACGCCCTTGTACTAAgaatatgcattaaaaaacatacgaaaaaatccccaaaacactacacataaaCATGTATGCATAATATTGAAAGGATAAAAAATACCCCaaataagatatatatatatatatatatatataaagatgcTATGATATATAGATTCTATTTTATAATCTGGAAAGTGCTGTGCATTAGCCACCAGTTAAAGGGACTTTGTTGAATaactatgaaaaaaataattaaattggtAGGGACGTTTTTTTTACGCTTCAATCTTATGGCATCAGCCCAGATGGTTAGCTAGTAGCACTGCTCTGGCTTCTCTCAGCACCTGCTTCTTCTTCTGTAGCTCCCGCACTCGGTCCTCCAAGTCTGCAAGCAGAAAGGTGATAAAAATAAACCATCTGCATTTATTAATCAAACACTACATGCTGTAAGCGCAAGCATGGGTCATAGAGAACATGGCCAACCTTGTTCCTGTTGTCTGAAAATTTCAGGGAGTTTCCCTGATGCTTCCAGTATCTTGAGAGCAGTGTTATAGTCTGTGGAGTTCAAATTAACACCACTCACTTTCTCATCTGCTTTGGCATAAGTAATGAGTCTGTTTCAAATGTACGGAGCACTAAATGGCTCAAAAGTATAATCAATAGTAATCAATAATCAAAGTAAGCTGGATACTGTAATGAGTACATAGAGCATACAGAAGTATACATATATGTTGATCAGATGGTTTTCACCTTGTTGTGTGGCGTGCTGAGTCTGCACCCTTTCCGCCAGGCTGATGAGCTGTTCTGTGAGCTCCCCAAATATGGTCTCTGTGCATCCCATCTCATTACAGCTCCTCCAGAAGAGTGCCGCAGTGGAGTCTGGTGCACCCACCACCCCTGACCCCTCagcaggtggtggtggggctcgAAGGTTTAGGGGGCTATCAGTGGAGTGGTTGGGTGACCCTGACGGGTCAGCAGTACCAGCTCCACCGGGTGAAGGGGAGTAGAAAGGCAGGCGCCTGGCCTCAGgtagggtggtggtggtgatggtggtggtggttttggtgttggtgtggagGGTAACAGCATCGTCAACAGCAGGGCCAGGTGAAGTATTACAACAGAAACTGTTTTCTGAAGCCAAAAGGGAAAGAACATTCAGATTCAATTGCACCATATTATGCTCATTAATACTCAACACAAAGAAAAGTAATAACaaatgtgtgggtttgtgtgtgtgtgggtgtgatggGGGGCATTAAGAAGTTTAGGACAGAATGTGGTACCCGAGTCAATGGATGGTCCTGAGTCCATAATAACAGTAACTGGCATATTTTCATGAAGAAGCTCTAATTGTAACATACTTGGGGACTCGGCACCctgagaaaaagagggagagagtgagtgagagacagaaaatgtGGAACACTTATTAAACACGGAGCCGTACATGGGGTTTGTGCCAGGCCGTCGTCTGCGGGTTTGCACTCACTGTCTCTATGTCTGTTTCATCACCATCTCCACCTGAGCAGAAACAAATAGGTCCAAAAATCAGGTTACATTGCAGTGAAGCAAAACACTCATTTCAACTCCTGCTGGCTGCTTTGGGGGCATGTCAGTAAAAACACAACCACGTTTATCTGTCCATGGCAAGTCCAAAAACCCTGGCCAGGCACATACGTTTTAACATCATATGTAAAAttccttttaaaatgtcaagTGCAAAATCCAACCACGAGCGCCATATAtctctgtgtttgtacagggtTGCGTCAAAAAGTACAGGAAAACCCCATAAGCAATGAGAATGCTCTCTACAGCGATATCAACCTGTGCCTTGACATTACATGACAAACCACGCaatgctgattggctgccatCCAGGAACACTTccttctcatttgcataaagttgATTTGCATAAAGCTACATTTTTTGCTTGGTTCGCAATGTGCTCAACCTAAAATAAACCACGCAGAACTGCTGCCTCTCTCCATAGAAACGAATGAGAGGTGGAGCAAAAATGGCCTCGCTCTGCTGCAGTGTAAATGCAGAACTGTCCAcgattttttaattaatgctgtTAAAAATCCcaaatcatgaaaaaaaaatttcaatttGGTCATACTGCTTATTGAGACTCAGCTGTGCACAGCAGTTAATTTGCAAGCCTACAAAATAGCCTAGCTGATAGATGCTCTTCTTTTCCTTGTATCGCACACCTAATGCTTAAGAATCATTATCATATAATCTCATGTGAAGTTCAAGCACACGTGAACATAACTAATGTTGCACACAGAATTTGGTTAAATCAACATCAGCTTGTGCAGAGATACAGTCTGCAATTATTGCAATATTGTGTAATGACAAACTCACCTCTTTTCCTTTTATGCACATCATAGCCCCCTGAGGTAGTTGGTGTAGACTCTCCCCTGTCCCTGCAGTGGGAGATAGATGTTAATGTCTCCATGAACGTATGAAACACACATAGTTGGTTTAGGGGTACTGTAATCCACAGTAGTTTTATCAGTTAACCAAAAAGTATTTAACAGATCACAGTCCTCCTTTGAGTAGAAATACAGTTCACTGTGCTGTGCGTTGGCTTTTGGTGCACTGGGCTGTCTACTTACCCTTCTTCTTCAGGGACAGATCTCGAGTGCtgagaaaatgagacagaggGGAAATGCAAAAACTACATCTGCAAAAAGTTGCCAGTCATAAAGCAGTTATGACAGTAAAGAGGCACAGAGCAATATATTTAGCACTTTTAGGTACTATTGCTAAAACCTAACTCCTTTGTGCCTGGCATGGAAGAAGaattcattttctcattttggtACATTTTTGGTAAATAACATCTTAAAGAACAACACTGGACACAACTGTATTTATCTGGTTTTATGGAGAGCTAATATTGCAAAGTTTCGATAAGCTGAATGGACCACCCAGAAAATGAGGTTAGGCACAAGCTTAGAAGAAAGACATATGATACAGATACCCATAATGTTCTCCACTTATCTACTAACACATCTGACGAAAGACAGATCTTAATGAAGAAGGCATCAAGTGCACATTAGTTGTGCGGTTTGGAGAGACATACCTTGTGTTGCTTTGGAGGTGTATTATCCTCCACGTCTGACTCTAACGGTGCAAGTATGGGGTCGATGGTCTGTGCCTCGTCTGATGCAAAGAAGACATAGTTCAGACTTcttaaaatgcataattaattacatttttattaacaacCATTGTCTCCTTTTATTATACAATGAATATTTATTACTTACAAGATCATAACATTCAGAAACTGAAAAGTATCAGTTCAAATCTGCAATTCTGTCTTTTCATGCTGTAAATTCAGTAAATTCCTTGATGGATGAGTCCACTACTAAGAAACTAATAAATTGGAATGGTTTCCCACCAGTTTGTTCTCAGACTGCTTCACTGTTTCTGTAATGGGAGTGAGGTGGGGGGCGAACACACTTGCAAAGTACCAGGGACTTGAGAACGAGCAGAATCCAAAACGGGGGAAGACATGGTGAATATGATAAACAggacaatttaaataaatgactagtttaataacag
Coding sequences:
- the phf11 gene encoding uncharacterized protein phf11, which produces MERSEGNPTDVTCLLCKTPEETKMTGPLSSKQGVSAHQNCLLYASGICCKYSPTYDDLFGFDVDDVTTEYRRGLKLTCHYCKKKGATAGCEISSCRRSFHYPCARESNATPRKNKEKGSYKLYCEKHRPAGRPGPIAEKNGQHHNLSGRTSSGSDSASSTGTQCKKRKREYVICSDSDEAQTIDPILAPLESDVEDNTPPKQHKHSRSVPEEEGDRGESTPTTSGGYDVHKRKRGGDGDETDIETGAESPSMLQLELLHENMPVTVIMDSGPSIDSENSFCCNTSPGPAVDDAVTLHTNTKTTTTITTTTLPEARRLPFYSPSPGGAGTADPSGSPNHSTDSPLNLRAPPPPAEGSGVVGAPDSTAALFWRSCNEMGCTETIFGELTEQLISLAERVQTQHATQQDYNTALKILEASGKLPEIFRQQEQDLEDRVRELQKKKQVLREARAVLLANHLG